The sequence below is a genomic window from Hydractinia symbiolongicarpus strain clone_291-10 chromosome 10, HSymV2.1, whole genome shotgun sequence.
TCTGttaaagaaagatttatttcATGTCACAACTCTATGTTTACTTTTAAAACTATAAAAAGCAACAAATGGAATTTATTCACTTAATAATCACGACATGATAAATCTAATATTTTTAGaactaatttatttttaaagaatttatgaaataataatgcattgtaacatttaaaataaaattgtaaattaGCACAGCAACAGGGAAACGGAACAAATTTTTAGCAatagtaaatttaatttgttacaATTACTTAAATATCCAATTTTATTGTGACACATCTCTGCATGTTGCATCTTATTGCTGTGAGTAGTgtgatgaaaaaaatttaaaatgtaaaaaaaattttaaatttaatgttgTCATTCATCTACCCCTTGGTTGCAAAATGGATGGTTGACCCAATGTTAAGGAGTTGCACCAGTTTTGGTAGTATTTGGTCCCTAATCACCCACACAAGAGATGTTATTTGTTATTATCTGTTTCCATGTATTTGTACTCACAGTAATAATCGGAATGCAATGGCCTTAGTTTTAGCAATCATCGTAAAATAGTAAATACGTTTCTGTGCAACCACTACTAAAACTACTAGACGTAAAAACGTTCTGTGCCTGCTGGTGTTGCTTTGTGACCGTATGGCTTAATATCCTACATAATATTTATCACTAATTTTCTGTTCAAACAATGCAAGCcactattttaaaatattatttcagggGCAAAAGATTATAGAAAAATGTTTTGGCTGTAACTATCATAATATCAACAaacttatacaaaaaaaaaatcaccaatttaaataaaacttaaaaaaaaacactttcttcCATGAACTAGCCAGAAAACTCAGTGTTTCAGACCAGGTGGCACATATCAAGTATTTAATAAACtataatttaatttacattatCAGAGTATAAACTTTTTTGACTTTTACCATATATAAACATCACTGGCTCATAAAAACATACAATGGAAATCctaattgatttaaaaaaagagtgtTATAGTTGTTTATGATTTCATAATATTCctatattatatatacactATTTTGTAACACATATTTATTTGCCggataaacataaatatataccATCATCACcatttggtgaaataatatcCATAGCGTCTCTAATATTTACTTCTTATTTCTTCAACTAAAATCCTCAACATTTCCCTCGTTGCTTTATTGAAACATTGGAAACCAGTGAGTTCAGGTTTAATTACAAGCATATTAACAGAACAGACTGTATGGAAGGTAGTGCACACCAATCCTtaccgcttttttaaaaaaaagaaaatagttcTAATTAAGCAAACACAACCTAAATTGCTAATACTCCAGACATTTTGCCAATTTGAGATAACGTTATAGCACTTGACAGCCTTGAAGTACTTTGACTACTGTAATAACAAATCCAAAAAAGATCCATACAAAACattataacataaaaaaataaaaatatctataGTCCACAAATAAAGCAAACATATTATACAAATTTAAATACGATTTTGCATGTATAAACTTTGTGCAGTTGTGTAATAATTATGTTTAATATATAATACAAAGAATTCACCAAAAATACTATAACAACAATAGAGTGTCTGCTATAATGTACTTAGTTGGTTTATTCAATCTTTTGTTGCcccagaaaaaaaaagaaaaaaagagaaaaagggtAGTTAAGACAAATTCATTGTAAACAGCATTAACATCAAGATATCAAAATTAATGAGCATTAAAATTTATAGTTAGTAATTGAGTACATACCTCAGTTTGTCTCCTAGGCAAAGGGCATTGAAACTCAGGTTTTAAATTAGATTAAAACAAAAAGGAGCATTTAAACAAAGGTTTGTACAACCAATCACAATCATCTGCTGATTAAATATTTGTACTGCTCCCAAAATTTGCCACTTGAAATTATCACTCCTaaatgttgacatttttttctattttgattTAATACAAACAAGCACTAGTTAACTTGGCCAACCAAAATCCCTcccaatgaaattaaaaaaatctctgttatatggcctgtaaAATTCTGTTAACAGTCTTATAACATCGTCACTTATATTTGGATGTTTGCGTCCTTTAGTTGCACTCAAACAGTCAATTTCTTCTTCTTGGGTAGACTCACGTATAACACGAATACAATAAAATccctttgttttattaaaaacaaatgatTGTTCATTAACTAAAACatccaaatttaaaaattgctgGACAAGTTTTAGCTCTGGGGCTGGATTTTTCGAGAAATCATCCCCATTAACAAAATGCATTTGTTTTAGAGGGAAATATTGTAGCCACCTTCTTAAATGATTCAAGTACAAGCCAACGTTAACTTTGTTACACCTTGGGTCAATTACATCTGGCTGTCTTTTTTTGGTAATCATGGCTCTAAAAGGTCTTCGATCATTGTTTTTTGCTAGACCTTGTGCATAATCTGAAATAGCTCGTCTAACTGGATCACGGAAtatgaaaataagttttatattttttgaaaagttataaATTCTTTCTGGCACCATCGGTTTAACAAAGTAAGCAGGAGTTTTTTCTATAGTGATCTCATTCTCATAAGACATTGGCATCTGATCAAAATACCATGCTAAACCTTTTGCATATGTatgatttttatcaaaaaaatgcatttcttTCCCAGCAGAACGAATTAATGGATGCCGAGCTAAGAATGATAGAAGCGCCCTGGTTCCACTTTTTTTAGTTCCAGCTATAATAGCACCAGGAAAGCGTTTTATTAAAGGACCTTTTGGCTTAGCAGAGGCATCAACTATGACAGTTGTATGACGTTCAGGAAATATACCCTTCTTTGTGTTTACTTGGTTTAGTCTGTCTATtacattatcatcatcatttttatttcttttatattcCTGAATGTTATTCATATTTTTAATATCTTGATGAATAAGATTTTCTTTCTCCTTTTCTTCTAAATAATCATTCCTTTGTGTATCTTCGTCATTTTCATAATTTTGACTGCGGTGAAAGTCTTCTAATTCCTCTTCTGTGACTTCAACATTTTCATTCAGTTGACTTTTGTTATCAACTGCTGGCAAATATTTTTCATTCGGTTCAGTTGATTCACTTGATTTAGATTCAGCATCTATAAGAATAGTAAGTAGTATAGTTTTAAAAGTGTGTTTAGGTGGTTACTTTAACCTTAATATATATTAATACAATACTACAgcactggaatcaggacacctaacattgGGACCGCGTATCGTACGCGTTGCGCACGATTCGCAATGCTGTTGCGAGAGTAAAATATTTAAGTATCGTGAAAGTCTTGATCCACCGCAACAGTCATGATAaatctttaaacattataataATCACTTAATTAATGTCATGAGAGAATAACGGCATTGAATataaatcattatttttttgttgtttttttaaatcaaaaatatttacgttGTTGTAAGCTTCTTTCTTATTTAGACAAATCTAACCTGAAATGgcttgcttctggtaatagagcggtatagcaggtatcatttttaggtgtttttGGCATGTATTTtgcaacctagtgcccaggactacattattaatttctgttaaaaatattgaaaaatgtaaaattaaatgtatagatgataattttctttttttaacttcgctaaaattatttttatttcgccgaCTAAAAACGTTATGGTCGccttatttctaaaatccaatttccagtaaaaatatatcacaagatgcaaaataatttttaaatgtaaaaaaaagactcAAGATTATACCcatctattgtttaatattttttataatattcacAATCCATTGCGACAATCACGATTAATAGTGACGATCGCGATAGCATCGTTATTATTTTATACATCTCGATTATCGCAAAGTTCTCGGGTAACATCTTTATATCTCGACGGTCATCGTGTTGTGCATATGCGCCCATGATGTTAGGtatcctgattccagtactgtagcATTAAAACAATGAACTTCTTTGAAAGTGGTGCACAAAGATTGCTTACTTTCTTCTGTAACAAGTAAACGGCCATCTATATGTTGCCTGGGAACActgtacagtactgtgaaaaggtttgttaacatcgtggttcgtgtttatttcatgttacgcgcacgaaccacgataaaccacgatgcatatttttttaacaatcgtgTTTAACGATCATGTTTCGTGAGGttcacaaacaaaaattaaacattacaccatggtgtccacgatagataacttctattgtaaaacaacgaAGACTgtattagtttatcaattaaattaaaattatacaCCAACCAAAAACTACGAATATGCTTTTTTGacttgataaaacctgaaacaaacaaattaactttaatgaaagacttttttgaaaagaaaaaaaattaaattatactagCTATAAAAATCGTAGGGCTCGCGAAAATAATCGGGGGACACACGATCCttcgtggagataataatattagcgtggtggccataatagaatgtttgaatgtttgttatacataaagaccacgattttattaacatcgtgttcgtgtaacaagtgtggtgcacacgaaccacgataaaatcgtggttcgtgtgcaccacgctcgttacacaaacacgatgttaacaaaccttttcacagtactgtagatAAATTACCATTGGTTAGCTACTTGTTTTTCTacaagaatttgtatttttttgtgactTGCAAGCTTTACTTTTTTCtgccttatttttttttgttggagacaagtgggggatgtTTAAACTTGTGAATCCCAAACACGAGAACTGAGCGTTTGAACTAGCGACTCTCGCTCGgttttaactttcttgtctCCGATAGCCGAAATAATGTTGGAAAAATGAaaacgcaatctaaaaaagcatttctatcgccacttttcgttcttaagcttttaaaatgcgatctaacgaagcttttctatcgccgtttttcgttcctaattttttaaaacgccaTCTAAAAAAGCCTTCTATTGCTGTTCTTAgtccttaaatttttaaaacgcaatctaaaaaagcctttctattgccgttcttcgttcttaaatttttaacactcaatctaaaaagcatttctatcgccgctttttgttcGTGGCcaccataaaaaacatgttgTGTTCGAGTCCTGAAGACCTGGCAAAAATGTGTCGGGCGGCAGTCAGGCGTATTTTTTCCTGGGATTTTCAGATCAGACCAAgcaaattcgttcccagggccaaAACTGTATAGCGCCACTCAACATCGTTTGCATACCATTTTTCGCCCCCCTGTAAACTGTAGCCAAAGGAGTGCCCTAAAGGATTTAATTTtatggaaattaattttcgcgagtttttgacatttttgataaattagctttggtgaaaaaaattttctttttgaaaaatatatatcttgCGAAATTATTTCCCGGTTTTTTTTCGACTTACCGACTcaggtttttattaccaaaagtggGTCAGTCGGATGtatctatcgccgtttttcagtcttaaatttttaaaacacgatctaaaaaaaattgggtTTGTCTTTGCTTGAGCAGAAAACGATAATTCGGCCCCTAATGCTAGGCTTGAAACTGCTGTAAGCTAAGCTCTTTGTTAAAACTTAGTCTTCttcatattttaagaaattggaAGTGCTCACTTAGCTACTTACTCAAGTTTTTACTCGGACTCCCAGTGGCGCACagctagctctagctagctggTTAGgaggccaccatcaaaaatatgttaaaataaaacAGGTTTTAGCTAACAATAACAAGTAGCAAACAAAGATTATCCAGCTCAATTAAATCAAATTAAATGACACTTACTTTTTAATATGCCCTTATTAATAGTTTGACCGCTATTTAAGAAGTAAACCACGCCATAAACAAGTAAAAATACAacgattaaaaataaacaagcagACCGCTTTAACTCCGCCATATTATTTACTAGTGgatttaaaaaatgtctttttaacaaaatttctaTTTACGTACAAAGTGGACTCAAATAGataataacaaaatttaataaGTCTATTTTGTTTATTGGTCTTACTGAAGTCATAGCGGCAAACATCACAGGAAACTTCAGCTTCAAACTTATGGACGCGCATTTTTCCCCCAACAAATCCCTTTTATTTAGCCTGTCTTAAACTTTATACCATGCTATTTTTACTTACCAACTTTGTTATTACAATGAAATTCACGGCCAACCTAGTCGTTACTTTATTAGTTGTATTTATAACTGCAACATTTTCTTTTCTCTAATCGTAGAATTTTGAAATTTGCTGATTTGGTCATATGAAAAATGTGATGTTTCATATAAAACAATAAAGGCACTTTATAATTAACTCAATGTTGACTTCTCCCACACTTAATAGCCCTTTTAGAGGTTGAAATTGTTGCTTGTTGCCTAGCTCCCCTTGTGAAATGGTGGTGGCTTAGTTCGTATCAGCCAAATTGTGGTCcataaaacattttcaaatatattatTAC
It includes:
- the LOC130613076 gene encoding heparan sulfate glucosamine 3-O-sulfotransferase 6-like, with protein sequence MAELKRSACLFLIVVFLLVYGVVYFLNSGQTINKGILKNAESKSSESTEPNEKYLPAVDNKSQLNENVEVTEEELEDFHRSQNYENDEDTQRNDYLEEKEKENLIHQDIKNMNNIQEYKRNKNDDDNVIDRLNQVNTKKGIFPERHTTVIVDASAKPKGPLIKRFPGAIIAGTKKSGTRALLSFLARHPLIRSAGKEMHFFDKNHTYAKGLAWYFDQMPMSYENEITIEKTPAYFVKPMVPERIYNFSKNIKLIFIFRDPVRRAISDYAQGLAKNNDRRPFRAMITKKRQPDVIDPRCNKVNVGLYLNHLRRWLQYFPLKQMHFVNGDDFSKNPAPELKLVQQFLNLDVLVNEQSFVFNKTKGFYCIRVIRESTQEEEIDCLSATKGRKHPNISDDVIRLLTEFYRPYNRDFFNFIGRDFGWPS